A stretch of DNA from Desmospora activa DSM 45169:
TGGAGTGGCATAATATTTTGTGGGGACAATGACCACGGGGTGTCTACCGCTCCATTCTTTCATAAATGCTTCAATTTCTGTCAAGTCCGATCGTTTACTGTGAATCAATACAGCATCTGCACCCGCTTGCCGGTATGCCTCCGCCCGCCGCAATACTTCCTGTAAACCCCAGCCTGCGATAAAAGCTTCCACTCTTGTAACCACAATAAAATCCTTATCCAATTGGCTGTCTTTCATCGCTTTAATCTTGCCGCAAAATTCTTCTACATCGGCCAGTGGTTGCGCTTCTCCGTTGATAAAGGAGTTGGTTTTAGGAAACAATTTATCTTCTATACACACACCGGCTATATTGCGCTGCTCCAATTTTTTCACCAATCGCCTTGCATTATTGAAATTCCCGTATCCCGTATCCCCATCCAACAAGATTGGAATGGAGGTGGCGTCACTCATAAACTCCAACATATCCAATATCTGCGTCCAGGAAGCTTCGTTGTTGTCTCTGACACCTAAACTTGCGGAGATGGTAAGTCCGCTGGCCCATATCCCGTTAAAGCCCGCCTCTTCCACGATTTTTGCTGATAAACCGTTGTGAGCTTCCATGATGAAATCCAGGTTATTCGTCTGAATCATCTTTCTTAATTTTGCTGTTTTTTTCATTTCATTCTCCTTTCGCCAAAAATGGAGCTACCCTAATTTATGAAAAAGGAATCAATCGGAATCGGCACCTATCTCGGAAATAATCAATTTTCTACAGGAAGCTGCACGCCACACACGACCATCCTTCTCCAACTGGGCAAACATCCTAAAAAACCAAGAAGCCGCAATCCCTATAGGATCACGGCTTCTTGGCTTTTGGGTGACTGCTGGATATTATACTTCCATGATGATCGGCAGGATCATCGGGCGACGGCGGGTTTGGTCGTAAAGGTACCGACCCAATGCATCGCGGATGCTGGTCTTCAGAGAAGCCCATTCGCTGACGCGTTCATTGGCGCATTTTTCCATCGTTTGGGTGACAATGCGGTTGGCTTCTTCCAACAATTTCTCGGATTCCCGTACATAGACGAACCCGCGGGAGATAATGTCCGGTCCGGACAAAACCTTTCCGTTATTTTTGCTGAGAGTCACCACAACCACCAGAATTCCGTCTTGGGACAACAATTTTCGATCACGTAAGACGATGTTTCCGACATCGCCAACGCCCAGACCATCGATCAAGACGTTACCTGTTGTGATTTTCGTTCCATAGCGCGCTTTTCCGCCGGAGATTTCAACCGCATCCCCATTGTCGCAGACAAAGATGTTTTCCGACGGCACACCGATACTTTCGGCAAGTTGGCCGTGAGCCCGTAACATACGGTGCTCACCATGAATCGGGATAAAAAATTGAGGTTTCATCAGGTTAAGCATCAGTTTGAGGTCTTCCTGCGATCCGTGTCCGGACACGTGGACACCTTGTTGGGTATTGTTGCTGTAAAAAACATCAGCCCCTACCCGGAACAACTGGTTTACCGTACGAGCCACCGCTTTCTCGTTACCGGGGATCGGAGTAGCTGCCAGGATCACCGTATCTCCTGGTAAAATCTCAATCTTGCGATGAGATCCGTGTGCCATGCGGGTCAATGCTGACATCGGCTCGCCTTGACTCCCAGTCGACATCACTGTCACCTTATGAGCCGGCAGGCGGTTGATATCATCCGGGTCAATTAAGAGATCGGGCGGAACGTGTAAATAGCCCAACTCCATGCCGATATTGACCACATTTACCATGCTGCGACCGATCACCGCCAACTTACGGTTATATTTGCAAGTCGCATCCACTACTTGTTGGATACGGTGAATATTGGAGGCAAAAGTGGCAACAATCACCCGTTGTTTCGATTTCCGAAACAAGTTTTCAATCGCTTCTCCCACTTCCCGCTCTGAACCGGTAAAGCCGGGACGTTCTGCGTTGGTACTGTCGGAAAGCAGACATAAGACGCCTTTCTGCCCGATCTCGGCCATCTTGTGTATATCCGCTTCCTTTCCGTTCACCGGTGTCATATCAAACTTAAAATCACCGGTGTGTACCACGTTTCCTTCCGGCGTTTCCAGACAGACGCCCACTGAGTCAGGGATACTGTGATTGGTTCGAAAGAACGTCGCCTTGATCGAACCCAGTTTGATTTCTGAGCGATTGTTAACCAGCACCCGTTTGGTTTGGTTTAATAAGTGGGCTTCACGCAGTTTATGTTCAACAAGACCCATGGTCAACTTCGTGCCGAAAATCGGCACATTAAGTTGTTTCAAAATGTAGGGAAGCCCGCCAATGTGATCCTCGTGTCCATGTGTCAGCAGGATTCCGCGAACCTTGTCCTGATTCTCAACCAAGTACGTAACATCGGGAATTACCACGTCAATTCCCAACATCTCTTCTTCCGGAAACATCAAACCGGAATCAATGACAACAATATCGTCACCGTACCGTACCACGTACATGTTTTTCCCGATTTCATCCAACCCACCGAGAGCAAAAATCGTCAATTTGCTTCGTGAGTTGTTTTTAGTCAAAAAAATTCCTCCTGTACTATTCAGTTGTCAGCCACCCAAATTAACCGCACAAGTCACTTATCGATATTATATACAATCCGACGGCCCACTTGCAAGCTGGCAACACAAAGATCTTCCATTTCCGTCAATGCCTTGACTCAGACGTAAAACGAGGGGATATTTGGGTAATCTTTAGTAACAAAAAAAGCCGTCCCTACTCGTGGGCACGGCTGCTACTGATATTTAAGTGTTTGATTATTGTCCGTCCTTGCTATGACAATAAGAGCAGTGAGAGTGGCCTTTTGCCTGCCTGACGAGGCAACTAGGCTTCCGCCAAAACAAACCCCTGCAAAATGGAGTCCATCTCTTTTTTCTCTGCGTCGGAAAGCGGTAAAATCGGCTGACGAACGCTTTCCTCACACAATCCCATCCGGGAGAGGGCATATTTCAGCGGAGCAGGACTGGAAGTCATAAACAACGCTTCTACCAAGGGTATCAATCGTTGCTGCATCGCCGTCGCTGTTTTTATCTCCCCATTGATAAAGGCTTCAATCATCTGCTTCATATCCAGTCCGGCTACATGACTGGCCACACTGACAACGCCGTCCGCCCCGGAAGCGAGGTAGGGGATGATCAGTTCATCCATTCCGCTGTACAGCTCAACATCTTCCCGTTTGTGGGCAGCCAGTTTCATCACATCCACCAGGCGACCGCTGGATTCTTTAATGGAAGTGATGTTCGGCACATCATGGGTGAGCCGTACCATCGTATCTACATCCATATGGAGCGCTGTCCGCCCTGGGACATTGTACAGCATGACGGGAAGGGAGGTGGCCCCGGCTACTTTTCGGAAGTGCTGATACAGCCCCTCCTGGGTCGGTTTATTGTAATAAGGGACCACCAACATCACACCGTTTACCCCGATTGCTTCCGCTTCCTGTGTTAGCTTCTGGGAAGCGATTGTATCGTTACTTCCGGTGCCGGCGATCACCTTTACCCGACCTTGAGCCCGTTGTACCGCCCGTTTAAACAGTTGCAGCTTTTCATCGTGGGCAAGTGTGGGTGACTCCCCGGTGGTACCCGCAATCACTACAGAATCGGACCCATGATTGATCAGATGTTCCAAAACCGCGTCAAACCGGGGCCAATCCACGGTTCCATCCGATGTGAAAGGTGTTATCATCGCTGTCAGCAGTCTTCCAAATTGCACTGTCTCCATCCCCCTAAATGATCTTCGCCTTTACATATACTGTGCGGGCTGTGGTAGATTATGAAGGTCAAATTTGCGGTGAAGCGCCCGCACCGCTTTTACCATGTCTTCCCCTCGCACCAACACCCAGATGGTGGTATGGGAGTCAGCCGCTTGCAAGATTTGGATATCCTCATCAGTCAACGCTTCCGCAATACGGGACATGACTCCCGGTACACCCGCAATCCCCGCCCCTACGACGGAGACTTTGGCGCAGTTGCGATTAAGTTCCGGTTCCAGACCCATCTCCCGTAAAATCGCATGAGCCCGATCTGCTACTTGGTTGTGAACGGTGTAGGTAACCAGGCTGGGGTTGATATTGATAAAGTCAACACTGATCCGATTTTCCGCCATCGCTTTAAATACGGATAATTGCAGATCCAATTGCCCCTCTTTCACCGGGATCTGGATCTGGGTAATGTCCGGCATCTGTGTAACCCCGGTGATTAAACGTTCGCGCAGTTCTCTGGCGAGATGATCGGTCTGGGTTGCATTGGTGACCAGCGTGCCGGGAGAGTCGCTCATCGTAGAGCGGACACGGATCGGTACATTGGTCTGCATCGCCAATTCCACCGCACGCGGGTGAATCACCTTCGCCCCGGAAAAAGCCAAATTGCAGATCTCACTGTATGTGACCGAATGCAAAGCGGCTGCATCATCCACAATCCGAGGATCTGCCGTCATGATTCCTTCCACATCCGTAAAAATATCTACTACATCCGCATGGAGGGCGACGCCTAGAGCGGTAGCTGTCGTATCGCTCCCCCCGCGCCCCAATGTCGTTACCTCACCCTCGGTGGTTCGACCCTGAAACCCGGCTAAAACCACCACACGTCCCTGTTCCAATTCTTCGATCACTCGTGTGGGATTGATCGACATAATTTGAGCGTTCATATGATTATCGTTGGTAATAATACCGGCCTGACCGCCTGTTAAAACCGTATTGGGAATTTCCTTGTGATTGAGCAGGCTGGACAAGGTGGACGCGGAGATAATCTCACCGCAACTTAAAAGTAAATCATGTTCCCGCGGGGGGAGTGAGCGTCCATTCTGCCCGATCCAGTCCAGAAAGGTATCCGTCGCATAGGGGTCCCCTTTCCGTCCCATGGCGGAAACCACCACCACCAAGCGACACCCCTCAGCCAGCCCTTGACGGATATGGTGCAGCACTCGTTCCCGTCGTTCCGGCGTAGCCACCGAGGTTCCTCCGAACTTTTGTACTCGGATTTTCATGGGCACGTTCCCTTCCACTCTATTGTTGTACCAGTTTTTCTGCGATTTGGACAGCGTTGGTGGCCGCCCCTTTTAACAAGTTATCGGATACAACCCACAGGTTGAGCGCACGGGGGTTTACTGTATCCCGACGTACCCGGCCGACAAACACCTCATCTTGACCCGCTTTCTCCAGCGGCATCGGATACAATTGTTGATGGATGTCATCCTCTAGCACCACGCCTTCCGCCTCACGCAATGCCGTACGCACTTCTTCCAGATCGAAATCCCGCTTCAGCTCCACATAGACACTTTCACTGTGACCGCGGAGAACCGGCACCCGGACACATGTGGCGGTCACACCGATGGACTCATCGCCAAAGATCTTCTTGGTTTCGCGCACCATCTTCATCTCTTCCAGCGTAAACCCGTTCTCCTGGGCCACATCGCATTGTGGAATCGCATTGAAGGCAATCGGGTAGTGTTTATCCAATTTACCCACAGGCATGATTTCCGTTTTTATCTCTTCACCGGAGAGATAAGCCCGGGATTGGGCTTGCAACTCTTCCATCGCCTGGGCACCGGAACCGGACACTGCCTGGTAGGTGGATACAATCACACGGTCAAATCCAAACCGATCATATAACGGCTTCAGCGCCACCACCATCTGGATGGTAGAACAGTTGGGGTTGGCGA
This window harbors:
- the aepX gene encoding phosphoenolpyruvate mutase → MKKTAKLRKMIQTNNLDFIMEAHNGLSAKIVEEAGFNGIWASGLTISASLGVRDNNEASWTQILDMLEFMSDATSIPILLDGDTGYGNFNNARRLVKKLEQRNIAGVCIEDKLFPKTNSFINGEAQPLADVEEFCGKIKAMKDSQLDKDFIVVTRVEAFIAGWGLQEVLRRAEAYRQAGADAVLIHSKRSDLTEIEAFMKEWSGRHPVVIVPTKYYATPTERFAELGVNLVIWANHNLRASIDAMKIISQQIRQQKSLIGVEGKVASIDEIFRLQGADELQMAEKKYLPGKKSVR
- a CDS encoding ribonuclease J, translated to MTKNNSRSKLTIFALGGLDEIGKNMYVVRYGDDIVVIDSGLMFPEEEMLGIDVVIPDVTYLVENQDKVRGILLTHGHEDHIGGLPYILKQLNVPIFGTKLTMGLVEHKLREAHLLNQTKRVLVNNRSEIKLGSIKATFFRTNHSIPDSVGVCLETPEGNVVHTGDFKFDMTPVNGKEADIHKMAEIGQKGVLCLLSDSTNAERPGFTGSEREVGEAIENLFRKSKQRVIVATFASNIHRIQQVVDATCKYNRKLAVIGRSMVNVVNIGMELGYLHVPPDLLIDPDDINRLPAHKVTVMSTGSQGEPMSALTRMAHGSHRKIEILPGDTVILAATPIPGNEKAVARTVNQLFRVGADVFYSNNTQQGVHVSGHGSQEDLKLMLNLMKPQFFIPIHGEHRMLRAHGQLAESIGVPSENIFVCDNGDAVEISGGKARYGTKITTGNVLIDGLGVGDVGNIVLRDRKLLSQDGILVVVVTLSKNNGKVLSGPDIISRGFVYVRESEKLLEEANRIVTQTMEKCANERVSEWASLKTSIRDALGRYLYDQTRRRPMILPIIMEV
- the dapG gene encoding aspartate kinase, with the translated sequence MKIRVQKFGGTSVATPERRERVLHHIRQGLAEGCRLVVVVSAMGRKGDPYATDTFLDWIGQNGRSLPPREHDLLLSCGEIISASTLSSLLNHKEIPNTVLTGGQAGIITNDNHMNAQIMSINPTRVIEELEQGRVVVLAGFQGRTTEGEVTTLGRGGSDTTATALGVALHADVVDIFTDVEGIMTADPRIVDDAAALHSVTYSEICNLAFSGAKVIHPRAVELAMQTNVPIRVRSTMSDSPGTLVTNATQTDHLARELRERLITGVTQMPDITQIQIPVKEGQLDLQLSVFKAMAENRISVDFININPSLVTYTVHNQVADRAHAILREMGLEPELNRNCAKVSVVGAGIAGVPGVMSRIAEALTDEDIQILQAADSHTTIWVLVRGEDMVKAVRALHRKFDLHNLPQPAQYM
- the dapA gene encoding 4-hydroxy-tetrahydrodipicolinate synthase, which produces METVQFGRLLTAMITPFTSDGTVDWPRFDAVLEHLINHGSDSVVIAGTTGESPTLAHDEKLQLFKRAVQRAQGRVKVIAGTGSNDTIASQKLTQEAEAIGVNGVMLVVPYYNKPTQEGLYQHFRKVAGATSLPVMLYNVPGRTALHMDVDTMVRLTHDVPNITSIKESSGRLVDVMKLAAHKREDVELYSGMDELIIPYLASGADGVVSVASHVAGLDMKQMIEAFINGEIKTATAMQQRLIPLVEALFMTSSPAPLKYALSRMGLCEESVRQPILPLSDAEKKEMDSILQGFVLAEA
- a CDS encoding aspartate-semialdehyde dehydrogenase, whose translation is MPSQQVTVAVLGATGAVGEQILKNLENRSFPVKELRPLASARSAGKTVSFRGEEVTVLEATPDAFEGVDIALFSAGGSISEKLAPEAVKRGAVVVDNTNAFRMDPDVPLVVPEVNAHEIKNHHGIIANPNCSTIQMVVALKPLYDRFGFDRVIVSTYQAVSGSGAQAMEELQAQSRAYLSGEEIKTEIMPVGKLDKHYPIAFNAIPQCDVAQENGFTLEEMKMVRETKKIFGDESIGVTATCVRVPVLRGHSESVYVELKRDFDLEEVRTALREAEGVVLEDDIHQQLYPMPLEKAGQDEVFVGRVRRDTVNPRALNLWVVSDNLLKGAATNAVQIAEKLVQQ